The Flavobacterium psychrophilum genome includes a region encoding these proteins:
- a CDS encoding anthranilate phosphoribosyltransferase: MKDILEYLYQHKTLRKHEAQEVLTDIASGNYNHNQIASFVTTFIMRNITLEELSGFREALLSLCNTVDLSFCNPMDVCGTGGDGKNTFNISTLTSFVVAGAGIAVAKHGNYGVSSISGSSNVLEHLGLVFQTDEDILKKQAAEANICFLHAPLFHPALKHVAPVRKELGVKTFFNMLGPLVNPAQPKVQMAGVFNLELARMYQYLFQKQDIQYSIIHSLDGYDEITLTGNAKVFSNKGESILKAEHLGFENTSADYLYGGETVADAAAIFTTIIEGKGTVQQNNVVLANAATAIKTYYPEKQYEETVAIAKDSLFGLKAKNAFNTLKSIR; encoded by the coding sequence ATGAAAGATATACTGGAATATTTATACCAACATAAAACCCTGAGAAAACACGAAGCACAGGAAGTGCTAACAGATATTGCATCAGGTAATTACAATCACAACCAAATAGCGTCATTTGTTACTACATTTATAATGCGTAACATAACCCTTGAAGAGCTTAGCGGATTTAGGGAGGCATTATTATCGTTATGTAATACAGTCGATCTGTCGTTTTGCAACCCAATGGATGTTTGCGGTACGGGCGGCGACGGAAAAAATACTTTCAATATCTCAACGCTAACATCTTTTGTTGTAGCGGGAGCAGGAATTGCGGTTGCAAAACATGGCAACTATGGTGTGTCTTCTATTTCGGGATCGTCTAATGTTTTAGAACATTTAGGTTTAGTATTTCAAACCGATGAGGATATATTAAAGAAACAGGCCGCTGAAGCTAACATATGTTTTTTGCACGCACCGCTATTTCATCCTGCATTAAAGCATGTAGCTCCGGTTCGAAAAGAATTGGGGGTAAAAACCTTTTTTAATATGCTCGGCCCTTTAGTAAACCCTGCGCAGCCAAAGGTGCAGATGGCAGGCGTTTTTAATTTGGAACTGGCACGAATGTACCAGTACCTTTTTCAGAAGCAGGACATACAGTACAGTATAATACATTCATTAGATGGTTACGACGAAATAACACTTACCGGTAATGCTAAAGTGTTTAGCAATAAAGGAGAAAGTATCTTAAAAGCAGAACACCTGGGCTTTGAAAATACGTCTGCCGACTATTTGTACGGAGGAGAAACGGTTGCAGATGCTGCTGCTATTTTCACAACAATAATAGAGGGAAAAGGTACGGTACAGCAAAATAATGTTGTGCTTGCAAATGCTGCAACTGCTATTAAAACATACTATCCGGAAAAACAATATGAAGAAACCGTTGCAATAGCGAAAGACTCGCTATTTGGCCTGAAAGCAAAAAATGCATTCAATACTTTAAAGTCAATCCGATGA
- a CDS encoding anthranilate synthase subunit II, producing MKILVVDNYDSFVFNLVHTLYNLGVDEVEVLKNDKIDLDSINNFDKILLSPGPGIPKEAGLMPEIIKRFASSKSILGICLGHQAIAESFGGSLINMQTPLHGVASALTITQEDYLFDGISSGISVGHYHSWIVDNKLPDTLEVLASNESGNIMALRHKEYDVRGLQFHPESVLTESGIAMIANWLKGNSGK from the coding sequence ATGAAAATTTTAGTTGTAGATAATTACGATTCGTTTGTATTTAACCTGGTTCATACACTGTATAACCTTGGCGTTGATGAGGTAGAAGTGCTTAAAAATGATAAGATAGATTTAGATAGTATCAATAATTTTGATAAAATATTGTTGTCTCCCGGTCCCGGAATTCCTAAAGAAGCGGGGTTAATGCCGGAAATCATTAAACGTTTTGCATCGTCAAAAAGTATACTGGGAATATGCCTTGGTCATCAGGCTATTGCCGAAAGTTTTGGTGGCAGCCTAATTAATATGCAAACGCCATTGCATGGGGTGGCTTCTGCTTTAACGATTACACAGGAGGATTATTTATTTGACGGAATTTCATCGGGGATTAGTGTTGGACATTATCATTCATGGATCGTAGATAATAAACTACCGGATACGCTCGAAGTATTGGCATCAAATGAGTCAGGAAATATCATGGCGCTAAGGCATAAAGAATATGACGTAAGAGGTTTGCAGTTTCATCCTGAATCGGTACTCACAGAAAGCGGAATAGCAATGATAGCAAACTGGTTAAAAGGGAACTCAGGCAAATAA
- a CDS encoding anthranilate synthase: protein MIYPFKTVVQKRLSDTNTPVEMYLKLRDKFPNCFLLESSEYKSRENSYSYICLEPLASFVSERETTTLQYPDGKKEIFINADINIADTLNVFTKSFKTDKLDFGFVNSGLFGYTSYDAIPLFEDIEFKNQSFNLPLIQYQFFRYLIVFNHFNNEMFLLEHLQEGETSQIDSINDIIVNRAVTNFGFTSEENETSNFNDKDFLKAIRKGMEHCFLGDVFQVVLSRKFRKKFKGDEFNVYRALRSVNPSSYLFYFDYGDFKIFGSSPEAQLTINNNKALIYPIAGTFKRTGNAEEDKRLAVSLSEDPKENAEHVMLVDLARNDLSRNSHDVKVEEFKQIEYYSHVIHIVSKVSAQLDADYNPVKIFGESYPAGTLSGAPKHKAMQIIDDNEPESRGFYGGAVGIIGFDGSFNHAIFIRSFLSQNNELTYQAGCGIVAKSNPESELQEVNNKLMALRKAIEIANTI, encoded by the coding sequence ATGATTTATCCATTTAAAACCGTAGTACAAAAAAGGCTTAGCGATACAAATACACCAGTAGAGATGTATTTAAAATTAAGAGATAAATTCCCTAACTGTTTTCTGCTTGAAAGTTCAGAATACAAAAGCAGGGAAAACAGCTACTCGTACATATGCCTTGAACCATTGGCATCTTTTGTTTCGGAAAGAGAGACAACAACCTTGCAATATCCTGACGGTAAAAAAGAAATTTTTATTAATGCTGATATAAACATTGCCGATACACTCAACGTGTTTACAAAATCTTTTAAAACAGATAAACTGGATTTTGGATTTGTAAACAGCGGACTGTTTGGGTACACATCATACGATGCCATTCCATTATTTGAAGATATTGAGTTTAAAAATCAATCCTTTAACCTGCCGCTTATACAATACCAGTTTTTCAGGTATCTCATTGTTTTCAACCATTTTAACAATGAAATGTTTTTGCTAGAACATTTACAGGAAGGAGAAACCTCCCAGATTGACAGTATCAACGATATCATCGTAAATCGTGCAGTAACCAATTTTGGTTTTACGTCCGAAGAAAACGAAACCTCTAATTTTAATGATAAAGATTTTCTTAAAGCCATAAGAAAAGGGATGGAACACTGCTTTTTAGGCGATGTTTTTCAGGTAGTGCTATCCAGAAAGTTTCGTAAAAAATTTAAGGGCGACGAGTTCAATGTATATCGCGCATTGCGTTCTGTTAATCCGTCTTCGTATCTCTTTTATTTTGATTACGGCGATTTTAAAATTTTTGGGTCTTCGCCCGAAGCCCAATTAACCATAAATAATAACAAGGCTTTAATATATCCTATAGCGGGGACTTTCAAACGTACAGGAAATGCGGAAGAAGATAAAAGACTTGCTGTTAGCCTTAGTGAAGACCCAAAAGAAAATGCCGAACATGTTATGCTTGTTGACCTTGCAAGAAACGATCTGAGCAGAAATAGCCACGATGTTAAAGTTGAAGAGTTTAAACAGATAGAATATTATTCGCATGTTATACATATAGTTTCTAAAGTAAGTGCCCAGCTGGATGCCGATTACAATCCGGTAAAAATATTTGGAGAGAGTTATCCTGCCGGTACGTTATCGGGTGCGCCCAAACACAAGGCAATGCAAATTATTGATGATAACGAACCCGAGAGCCGTGGGTTTTATGGCGGAGCGGTTGGCATAATAGGGTTTGACGGATCATTTAACCACGCCATTTTTATACGATCGTTCCTGAGTCAGAATAATGAACTTACATATCAGGCAGGTTGTGGTATAGTGGCAAAATCCAACCCGGAAAGTGAATTACAGGAAGTTAATAATAAACTAATGGCATTGCGAAAAGCCATTGAAATAGCAAATACTATTTAG
- a CDS encoding aldose epimerase, with amino-acid sequence MKNYRLLAIYMVSIPFFISCNGKKELEKTINDTAKHETTAYNTNLKEADFKSTIDGKEVSLYYIKAKNINVAFTNFGARIVGLWVPDKNGKMTDVVVGLNSTKGYQDATEPYFGATIGRVGNRIAKGTFKLDGKEYHIPLNNNGNTLHGGKKGFQYVVWNVEQPNDKTLVFTYNSPDGEEGFPGNVQVKVKYSVDDNQNLKMAYEAVTDKKTPVNLTNHAFFNLNGEGSGTILNHKVLINANEYTPVDAGLIPFGKLEKVAGTPFDFTTFHTIGERVNTDNIQLKNGKGYDHNFALNDGITKELRDVATVVGDKSGIVMKVFTVEPGLQFYSGNFMLGKNTFKSGVKDDFRTAFAMETQHFPDAINQPVFAPIVLKPGSTYKTASEYRFSTEK; translated from the coding sequence ATGAAAAATTATAGGCTATTAGCTATATACATGGTAAGCATACCATTTTTTATTTCATGCAACGGAAAGAAAGAGTTGGAAAAAACCATCAATGATACTGCTAAACACGAAACTACTGCTTACAATACCAACCTAAAAGAAGCAGATTTTAAGTCGACCATAGACGGTAAAGAGGTGTCGCTATATTATATTAAGGCAAAGAACATTAATGTTGCTTTTACAAACTTCGGGGCGCGTATCGTAGGGCTATGGGTACCCGATAAAAACGGAAAGATGACCGATGTTGTGGTGGGTTTAAACAGTACGAAAGGCTATCAGGATGCTACCGAACCATATTTCGGAGCCACCATTGGCCGTGTAGGAAACCGAATTGCGAAAGGTACTTTTAAGCTTGATGGTAAAGAATACCATATTCCGCTTAACAATAATGGAAACACCCTTCATGGTGGTAAAAAAGGATTTCAGTATGTGGTTTGGAATGTGGAGCAACCCAACGATAAAACATTAGTTTTTACTTATAACTCACCTGATGGCGAAGAAGGTTTCCCCGGTAATGTACAGGTTAAAGTAAAATATAGTGTAGATGATAATCAAAATCTTAAAATGGCTTACGAAGCCGTAACCGATAAAAAAACGCCTGTAAACTTAACCAATCATGCGTTTTTTAACCTTAATGGCGAGGGCAGCGGAACTATACTGAACCACAAAGTTTTAATCAATGCCAACGAATACACTCCTGTAGATGCAGGTCTTATTCCATTTGGGAAACTTGAAAAGGTTGCAGGTACGCCATTTGACTTTACAACTTTTCACACTATCGGAGAAAGGGTCAACACAGATAACATTCAGCTTAAAAACGGAAAAGGTTACGACCACAACTTTGCACTTAATGATGGCATTACTAAAGAACTGCGCGATGTAGCCACTGTTGTAGGCGATAAATCGGGTATTGTAATGAAGGTGTTTACTGTAGAACCGGGTCTGCAATTTTACAGCGGTAACTTTATGCTGGGAAAAAACACTTTTAAATCGGGTGTTAAAGATGATTTTAGAACAGCATTTGCTATGGAAACACAACATTTTCCTGATGCTATAAACCAACCGGTATTTGCTCCTATTGTTTTAAAACCGGGAAGTACTTACAAAACAGCATCTGAATATCGTTTTAGTACAGAAAAGTAA
- a CDS encoding chloroperoxidase produces the protein MKPSANLLSPDNHALVLIDFEGQMAFATNSIAISELRTNVAVICGASKIFNVPTIVTTVAEESFSGPVFPEIEEFYPMATSGYIDRTSMNTWEDEAAYKAITGTKKQKLVLAGLWTGVCIVGPALSALAENYEVYVITDACGDVTAEAHERAIQRMVHSGVKPITSIQYLLELQRDWARQETYVAVTNLMKKYGGAYGLGIHYAHNMLKH, from the coding sequence ATGAAACCATCAGCAAACTTACTTTCCCCGGATAACCACGCTCTTGTGCTTATCGATTTTGAAGGTCAAATGGCCTTTGCTACAAACAGCATTGCTATTAGCGAACTTAGAACAAATGTAGCCGTTATATGCGGAGCTTCAAAAATTTTTAATGTTCCAACTATTGTAACCACTGTTGCAGAAGAAAGTTTCTCAGGCCCGGTATTTCCGGAAATCGAAGAATTCTATCCAATGGCAACTTCGGGTTATATAGACCGTACAAGCATGAACACCTGGGAAGATGAAGCTGCTTACAAAGCAATAACAGGTACTAAAAAACAAAAACTTGTACTTGCAGGTTTATGGACAGGCGTTTGTATTGTTGGCCCTGCACTTTCTGCACTTGCAGAAAATTATGAGGTATATGTAATTACAGATGCTTGTGGAGATGTTACTGCAGAAGCTCACGAACGTGCTATTCAGCGTATGGTACATTCAGGTGTAAAACCTATTACCTCAATTCAGTATTTACTGGAGCTTCAAAGAGACTGGGCACGTCAGGAAACGTATGTTGCCGTTACAAATCTTATGAAAAAATATGGCGGTGCTTACGGTTTAGGCATTCACTATGCACACAACATGCTTAAGCATTAA
- a CDS encoding peptidase M17, with translation MKNLSIRIFIAALLLTGLTPATVIAQQTKTEVKTTPIGTSVAWGKVDGVTIEGLVQGPSAAVADLQVACVFEYTEGDIFNSPPALPAQLNGMVHLDEALKGIITEARKTGKFKGHAYETLLITPPAGMLAAKKLLLIGLGDRNKFTPDVMTTVGSVAMNEALRLGVSHYAFASDLKDAGIDSPTALVAENVVLGSFEAYRTQQWLKDKKMANHKPLVKITLLAGPAFYTVAGDGIKSAIAKLNK, from the coding sequence ATGAAAAATCTATCAATACGCATTTTTATAGCTGCATTACTATTAACAGGTTTAACCCCTGCAACAGTTATAGCACAACAAACAAAAACAGAAGTTAAAACTACACCTATAGGCACAAGCGTTGCCTGGGGTAAAGTAGATGGTGTAACTATCGAAGGGCTTGTTCAGGGTCCGTCGGCGGCAGTGGCAGACCTTCAGGTTGCCTGTGTTTTTGAATATACAGAAGGTGACATTTTTAACTCGCCCCCAGCTCTCCCTGCACAGTTAAACGGTATGGTTCATTTAGACGAGGCGCTAAAAGGTATTATTACAGAAGCACGTAAAACCGGAAAATTTAAGGGCCATGCTTATGAAACATTGCTTATAACACCTCCGGCAGGAATGCTTGCCGCTAAAAAATTATTGCTTATAGGTTTGGGAGACAGGAATAAATTTACGCCCGATGTTATGACCACCGTAGGAAGTGTTGCCATGAACGAAGCACTTAGGCTTGGCGTAAGCCACTATGCTTTTGCAAGCGACCTGAAAGATGCAGGTATTGATTCTCCTACTGCTTTAGTAGCCGAAAATGTTGTTTTAGGTTCGTTTGAAGCTTACAGAACTCAACAATGGTTAAAAGATAAAAAAATGGCAAACCACAAACCCCTTGTAAAAATTACATTGCTTGCAGGGCCTGCTTTTTATACGGTAGCCGGTGATGGTATTAAATCGGCAATTGCCAAATTAAACAAATAA
- a CDS encoding amidohydrolase, which translates to MKADIILYNGKVHSFAKVNANATAVAIKDGKFIAVGNDADVMEMASEGTRIIDLERKRVVPGINDSHIHLIRGGLNYNLELRWDGVPSLADALRMLKEQVDRTPSPQWVRVVGGWSEFQFAERRMPTLEEINAIAPETPVFILHLYDRAIMNRAALKAVGFTKDTPAPPGGQIQKDSKGEPTGLIIATPNAMILYSTLAKGPTLSYEHQVNSTRHFMKELNRFGITSVIDAGGGFQNFPDDYKVVNELNEKKQLTVRIAYNLFTQKPKHEFEDFSDWIDTVKLYQGDDMYRHNGAGEMLVFSAADFEDFLQPRPDLTENMEADLEKVVRLLVANRWPFRLHATYNESITRFLNVFEKVNMDIPFNGLPWIFDHAETIDERNIERVKNLGGGIAIQSRMAYQGEYFTERYGAKAAENTPPVKRMLEMEVPVGAGSDATRVSSYNPWVSMYWLTVGKTVGGLQLYNESRLNRETALELYTRGSAWFSQEQQKKGDIQVGMFADLAVLDRDYFSVVDEDVKKIEAELTIVDGKIVYAKGDFSSYSPPSVPILPDWSPTNIYNGYYPAGGHAAHSHQHIGKAGTKGITSEIHSCIGSCDVHAHDHNKARLSNVPVNNYTAFWGALGCSCFAF; encoded by the coding sequence ATGAAAGCTGATATAATATTATACAATGGTAAAGTTCACAGCTTTGCTAAAGTGAACGCCAACGCTACGGCTGTTGCCATTAAAGACGGAAAATTCATAGCCGTGGGCAATGATGCTGATGTGATGGAAATGGCTTCTGAAGGCACAAGGATAATTGACCTTGAAAGAAAAAGGGTTGTTCCGGGAATTAACGATTCTCACATTCACCTTATTCGAGGCGGATTGAACTATAATTTAGAATTGCGCTGGGATGGTGTACCATCATTAGCCGATGCTTTACGAATGCTTAAAGAACAAGTAGACCGTACCCCTTCCCCACAATGGGTACGCGTTGTAGGCGGCTGGTCTGAATTTCAGTTCGCCGAACGCCGCATGCCTACATTGGAAGAGATAAATGCAATTGCTCCCGAAACGCCTGTTTTTATCCTTCATTTATACGACAGGGCAATAATGAACAGGGCTGCCCTTAAGGCAGTTGGCTTTACTAAAGACACGCCTGCACCTCCGGGAGGGCAAATACAAAAAGACAGCAAAGGCGAGCCTACAGGATTAATTATAGCAACACCAAATGCTATGATACTGTACTCTACCCTTGCTAAAGGCCCTACACTTTCGTATGAGCACCAGGTAAATTCTACCCGCCATTTTATGAAAGAGCTTAACCGTTTTGGTATAACAAGTGTTATAGATGCCGGTGGAGGTTTTCAGAATTTCCCTGACGATTACAAAGTAGTTAATGAGCTTAATGAGAAAAAGCAATTAACCGTTCGTATTGCTTACAACCTGTTTACACAAAAGCCCAAGCACGAGTTCGAAGATTTTAGCGACTGGATAGACACCGTTAAACTATATCAGGGTGACGATATGTACCGCCACAATGGTGCGGGTGAAATGCTTGTGTTTTCTGCTGCTGATTTTGAAGACTTTTTACAGCCACGTCCGGATCTTACTGAAAACATGGAAGCCGATCTTGAAAAAGTGGTACGTCTGCTGGTTGCCAATCGCTGGCCTTTCAGGCTTCACGCTACCTACAACGAAAGCATAACCCGCTTTTTAAATGTGTTCGAAAAAGTAAATATGGATATTCCGTTTAACGGGCTTCCGTGGATATTTGACCATGCCGAAACTATTGATGAACGTAATATTGAGCGTGTAAAGAACTTAGGTGGCGGTATTGCAATACAAAGTCGTATGGCATATCAGGGTGAATATTTTACGGAAAGATATGGTGCCAAGGCTGCCGAAAATACACCTCCGGTTAAACGCATGCTGGAAATGGAAGTTCCTGTAGGTGCAGGATCTGACGCTACAAGGGTGAGCAGCTATAACCCATGGGTTTCTATGTACTGGCTTACAGTTGGTAAAACGGTAGGCGGGCTTCAGTTATATAACGAAAGCAGGTTAAACCGCGAAACCGCTTTAGAATTATACACTCGTGGCAGTGCGTGGTTCTCTCAGGAACAGCAGAAAAAGGGCGATATTCAGGTAGGTATGTTTGCAGATCTTGCGGTACTGGACAGGGATTACTTTAGCGTAGTTGATGAAGATGTAAAGAAAATTGAAGCCGAACTTACCATTGTAGACGGAAAAATAGTGTACGCTAAAGGCGATTTTTCTTCTTACTCTCCTCCTTCGGTGCCTATCCTTCCGGACTGGTCGCCTACCAATATTTACAACGGTTATTATCCGGCAGGCGGACATGCAGCGCATAGTCACCAGCATATTGGTAAAGCAGGAACAAAAGGAATTACTTCTGAGATTCATAGCTGTATAGGCAGTTGCGACGTACACGCCCACGACCATAACAAGGCACGTTTAAGTAACGTTCCCGTAAACAATTATACCGCATTTTGGGGCGCATTAGGCTGCTCATGTTTTGCATTTTAA
- a CDS encoding DoxX family protein translates to MIDFIKQILSSDLGSAFNNSAMLVFRILLALELFRVHGIKKFRVENGQKEHVPNPLHLPEKLNGLVATFSDTVVPFLIMLGIGTRLVVLPTIGVTAIGYFVVHRKDSLEVRDVPYMYTLSLLLILALGAGTYSLDHNLLTILQ, encoded by the coding sequence ATGATAGATTTTATAAAACAAATACTGTCTTCAGATCTTGGCAGCGCATTCAATAACTCGGCTATGCTGGTCTTCAGGATACTGCTTGCGCTGGAGTTATTCAGGGTTCACGGTATTAAAAAGTTTAGGGTAGAAAACGGGCAGAAAGAACACGTGCCAAACCCTCTTCACTTACCTGAAAAGCTTAACGGACTGGTAGCTACGTTTTCTGACACCGTAGTTCCGTTTCTCATTATGCTGGGTATTGGTACACGTCTGGTTGTATTGCCAACTATCGGCGTAACTGCTATAGGATATTTTGTGGTTCACCGTAAAGATTCGCTCGAAGTAAGAGATGTACCTTATATGTACACCTTGTCTTTACTATTGATACTTGCATTAGGCGCGGGAACATATTCACTAGATCATAATTTATTAACCATTTTACAATAA
- a CDS encoding Dps family ferritin, with translation METKIGIKQEYLAEVAYALSKVLADEFILYTKTKKAHWNVEGPDFYNKHLFFEQQYEQLDDLIDTIAERIRTIGHYAPATLKEYLSLTHLSEQSREGNDSLGYIKELLADHESILIHLRENINNFAGAQHDLGTSDYITGLMETHEKMAWMLRAHLK, from the coding sequence ATGGAAACTAAAATCGGAATTAAACAGGAATATCTTGCTGAAGTAGCTTATGCTTTAAGTAAAGTACTGGCAGATGAATTCATATTATATACAAAAACCAAAAAAGCGCACTGGAATGTAGAAGGCCCGGACTTTTACAACAAACATCTTTTCTTTGAGCAGCAATATGAACAGCTTGATGACCTTATCGATACCATTGCAGAACGCATCAGGACGATAGGTCACTACGCTCCGGCAACACTAAAAGAATATTTGAGCCTTACACATCTTTCTGAACAATCAAGAGAAGGAAATGACAGCTTAGGATATATTAAAGAACTTTTGGCAGACCATGAAAGTATCCTGATTCATTTACGTGAAAACATAAACAATTTTGCGGGCGCACAGCATGATCTTGGTACTAGCGATTACATTACAGGACTAATGGAAACTCACGAAAAAATGGCGTGGATGCTGCGTGCACACTTAAAATAA